The Amycolatopsis viridis genome window below encodes:
- a CDS encoding DUF3097 domain-containing protein, translating to MRSHSYDDILAGPRRRQIPEVVAERGLVVEEAGSGFCGAVVRFEHGNVVLEDRHGRHRVFPLEPAGFLLEGKPVTLVRPKAAPPSRASARSASGSVKVAGLRARTARDSRIWVEGKHDAELVERVWGHDLRVEGVVVEPLDGVDVLADRITEFGTGPGRRLGVLVDHLVPGSKESRLVDAIFDEHVLVTGHPYVDVWQAVKPAAVGIREWPSVPRGTPWKEGVCAALGWGETYEGWQRVLAAVRTFRDVETPLIGAVERLIDFVTDPEG from the coding sequence GTGCGCTCCCACAGCTATGACGACATCCTCGCCGGCCCGCGCCGACGCCAGATCCCCGAGGTCGTGGCGGAGCGCGGGCTGGTGGTCGAAGAAGCGGGAAGCGGTTTCTGCGGCGCGGTGGTCCGGTTCGAGCACGGCAACGTCGTGCTGGAGGACCGCCACGGCAGGCACCGGGTGTTCCCGCTGGAACCCGCCGGGTTCCTGCTCGAGGGCAAGCCGGTGACGCTGGTGCGGCCGAAGGCGGCCCCGCCGTCACGGGCGTCGGCCCGCTCGGCGTCCGGGTCGGTCAAGGTCGCCGGCCTGCGAGCCCGGACCGCGCGCGACTCGCGCATCTGGGTGGAGGGCAAGCACGACGCCGAGCTGGTCGAACGCGTGTGGGGGCACGACCTGCGGGTCGAGGGTGTGGTCGTGGAGCCCCTGGACGGGGTGGACGTGCTGGCCGACCGGATCACCGAGTTCGGCACCGGCCCCGGCCGGCGGTTGGGTGTCCTGGTCGACCACCTGGTGCCGGGCAGCAAGGAGTCCCGGCTGGTGGACGCCATTTTCGACGAGCACGTACTGGTCACCGGCCACCCCTACGTGGACGTGTGGCAGGCGGTGAAACCGGCCGCGGTGGGCATCCGCGAGTGGCCGTCGGTGCCGCGGGGCACGCCGTGGAAGGAAGGCGTGTGCGCGGCGCTGGGCTGGGGCGAGACCTACGAGGGGTGGCAGCGGGTGCTGGCCGCGGTGCGTACCTTCCGTGACGTGGAGACGCCGCTGATCGGCGCGGTGGAGCGGCTGATCGACTTCGTCACCGACCCGGAAGGCTGA